A region of Nostoc sp. 'Peltigera membranacea cyanobiont' N6 DNA encodes the following proteins:
- a CDS encoding AAA family ATPase, with the protein MVKSSIRNQKIVPFEDFLDLATLVKLKKGNYQIGAYLLSKKQVSDTNNTLQLVFGYECTGFHPLFNSSERLETMAKAFENGCKEFSEGEKFTFRWSSFCDEEKVIESYRQRLDSPVSQETEFLDWGQVARMQELTRNHQRKDIKLCIYTTFTVRPGGAEGGDAVDRAIVKLANFLQRKFTPTGATELSTKNLIQVLEKAIIVSLRHQQILSEMGLFPTPKSVGQLWGDLVSRMGAKPTKVPHALVYDTGELWEEINEATPKSSQYNDHLHATSVLLNNGIPHADRRWVCLPDHRTDKKKYIGVMTLAQKPEIFASTHQQVRFLWDVFSREGIYDVEIITEISPADQKMIRLTQQLITRRSINAEISARKKTIDVGAQINTERSVDAQKQLYTGDVPENVAVTVLVYRNSPSEIDDACRLISGYINQPAELIREMQYTWSIWLDTLLLRQRPQLTFPFNRRATFFASEVIGLTPVVQTANGDKQGFELVADEGQSSVHIDLSKPKNMMVIGTTGSGKSVIIASIIYQCLALGMSVLMIDLPNDDGSGTFGDFTPYFNGFYFDISKESNNLVQPLDLSKIPESQWEERKKAHQNDINLIVLQLVLGTQKFDGLLSQTIESVIPLGTKAFYEDAEIQERFELARKAGINTPEWANTPTLADMEKFFSLAYIYLGYQDDNVEKALNYIRLRLQYWQASSIGSAICKPSTFQADSQLITFALTNLQSGKDAEVFGMSAYIAASRQSLSSPNSVFFMDEASVLLGFSALSRLAGRKCATARKQGCRVFLAAQDIISIAKSSAGEQILQNMPLRLIGRIVPGAANSFSEKLGIPKEIIDKNESFLPNIQQLYTLWLLDYNNKYVRCRYYPSYPLLALVANSREEQATRDKFKKTYRDKFTWVAEFSKYYVDCVKQGKPL; encoded by the coding sequence ATGGTAAAAAGCAGTATTCGTAATCAAAAAATAGTACCCTTTGAAGACTTTTTAGACTTAGCAACTTTAGTTAAATTAAAAAAGGGTAACTATCAAATCGGAGCTTACTTGTTGAGCAAAAAACAAGTAAGCGACACTAACAACACCCTGCAATTAGTATTCGGATATGAATGCACTGGCTTTCACCCACTGTTTAATTCATCAGAGAGACTGGAGACGATGGCCAAGGCTTTTGAGAACGGCTGTAAAGAGTTCTCCGAGGGTGAGAAATTCACGTTTAGATGGTCTTCGTTTTGCGACGAAGAGAAAGTGATTGAAAGCTATCGCCAGAGACTAGATAGCCCTGTATCTCAAGAGACAGAATTTTTGGATTGGGGGCAGGTTGCGCGGATGCAAGAACTGACGCGCAACCATCAGCGCAAGGATATCAAGCTCTGTATTTACACGACTTTTACTGTCCGCCCAGGTGGGGCTGAAGGAGGTGACGCGGTAGATAGAGCGATAGTGAAGCTGGCAAACTTTTTACAGAGGAAATTTACACCAACAGGAGCAACAGAACTATCAACAAAAAACTTAATCCAAGTTCTTGAAAAAGCAATAATAGTTTCTTTGCGCCATCAACAAATCCTATCTGAGATGGGGTTATTTCCCACACCAAAATCAGTTGGTCAGTTGTGGGGCGATTTAGTTTCTCGAATGGGTGCAAAGCCGACAAAAGTTCCTCATGCCTTGGTTTATGATACCGGAGAATTATGGGAGGAGATTAATGAAGCCACACCCAAATCTTCGCAGTACAACGATCACTTACATGCTACATCCGTCCTTTTGAATAATGGCATCCCTCACGCTGATAGACGCTGGGTATGCTTGCCCGATCATCGTACTGACAAAAAGAAATATATCGGCGTGATGACGCTTGCTCAGAAGCCAGAGATATTTGCATCAACCCATCAACAAGTCCGCTTTTTATGGGATGTATTCTCACGCGAAGGGATTTATGATGTCGAGATAATTACAGAGATTAGTCCAGCCGACCAAAAAATGATTAGGCTAACCCAACAATTGATTACAAGGAGGTCAATCAATGCTGAAATTAGCGCTAGGAAAAAGACTATTGACGTAGGAGCGCAAATTAATACTGAGCGGTCAGTTGATGCTCAAAAACAACTTTATACAGGTGATGTCCCAGAAAATGTAGCGGTTACTGTTCTCGTTTATCGCAACTCTCCTTCCGAGATAGATGACGCTTGTCGGTTGATTTCCGGCTATATCAATCAACCTGCGGAGTTGATTAGAGAAATGCAGTATACATGGTCAATCTGGCTCGACACTTTGCTGTTGAGACAAAGACCCCAGTTAACATTTCCTTTCAACCGGCGAGCTACTTTCTTTGCTAGTGAAGTGATTGGTTTAACTCCAGTAGTCCAGACAGCTAACGGTGACAAACAAGGCTTTGAATTAGTTGCTGATGAGGGTCAATCCTCGGTTCACATTGACCTATCAAAGCCGAAAAACATGATGGTAATCGGCACTACCGGGAGCGGGAAATCGGTAATCATCGCCTCGATTATTTATCAATGCTTGGCGTTGGGAATGTCAGTATTAATGATTGACTTGCCAAATGATGATGGTTCAGGAACCTTTGGAGACTTCACACCCTACTTTAATGGGTTTTACTTTGATATCTCAAAGGAATCAAACAACCTTGTGCAGCCGCTAGACCTATCAAAGATTCCTGAGTCGCAGTGGGAGGAAAGGAAAAAAGCCCATCAAAATGATATTAATTTAATCGTGCTTCAATTAGTTTTAGGAACGCAAAAGTTTGATGGGTTACTATCACAAACTATTGAATCTGTAATCCCTTTGGGTACAAAAGCCTTTTACGAAGATGCCGAAATCCAAGAGCGATTTGAATTAGCGCGAAAAGCCGGGATAAACACCCCAGAGTGGGCGAATACCCCGACATTGGCAGATATGGAGAAATTCTTCTCGCTTGCGTATATTTATTTAGGTTATCAGGATGACAACGTAGAAAAAGCGTTAAATTACATCCGCTTGCGGTTACAGTACTGGCAGGCTAGTAGTATCGGTAGCGCTATCTGCAAGCCTTCAACCTTCCAGGCAGATAGCCAGTTGATTACCTTTGCTCTGACTAATCTGCAATCAGGAAAGGACGCAGAGGTATTTGGGATGTCTGCATATATCGCCGCATCCCGTCAATCCCTTTCATCCCCCAACAGTGTATTTTTTATGGATGAGGCTAGCGTATTGTTGGGATTTTCTGCATTATCTCGGCTTGCGGGTCGTAAATGCGCTACGGCTCGTAAACAAGGGTGTAGAGTTTTTCTGGCTGCACAAGATATCATTTCTATTGCCAAATCCTCAGCAGGAGAACAAATATTACAAAATATGCCATTGCGATTGATTGGGCGGATTGTCCCAGGTGCGGCGAATAGCTTCTCTGAAAAGCTGGGTATCCCAAAAGAAATTATCGATAAAAACGAAAGTTTTCTCCCAAATATTCAACAGCTATATACTTTGTGGTTGTTGGACTACAACAACAAATATGTTCGCTGTCGATATTATCCATCCTATCCACTGTTGGCATTGGTGGCTAATAGCCGAGAGGAGCAAGCTACACGAGATAAATTTAAGAAAACTTACAGAGATAAGTTTACCTGGGTGGCAGAATTTTCTAAGTATTATGTCGATTGCGTTAAGCAAGGGAAGCCCTTATGA
- the recD2 gene encoding SF1B family DNA helicase RecD2, with translation MPAPLKVNLSPKEDQALLALTQAKGIPPRTQSRATVLRLSAAGWTVLKIAQYLKWHPQTVRDTIHRWYWGKLDSLWDCSRPGRRRRWHNPNMKSLLQFKISLFSSQLIFILFSYISYIYLMLFLHSHGVSTTYAVKIYRHYLDEALATLTSNPYQLAADIYGIGFLRTDKIAFNLGVAPDSQFRYRAGLIHVLNEAAADGHCYLPQPKLIENVIKLLTTADRTPEEDALADIIKDMALKDDLIREKSSDQTLLCYLPTYFHTEQNLAQLIQSRFCQPVAQDMPPVRAWIERFTKSRKIKLSPQQRLAVEMAAYSRVMILTGGPGCGKTFTTEIIVSLWKAMGKSIALAAPTGRAAQRLSQITQLEPKTIHCLLEFDPKTMGFLRDNQNPLPHTAIVALEASMLDLFLASSLVKAIQYGSQLLLVGDIDQLPSVGPGQFLADLINSGHVPVVRLTKVFRQAQQSAIITAAHQINRSQFPTIEPISDNPVSECLWHGGGHHPKHGVKAISEIITDLIPRLGYNRATDVQVLCPMSRGLLGTRNLNTVLQQLINPPSPDKVEINTGGNLLREGDRIIQLTNDYNHEIFNGDFGIIKAIDLQEIEVTVQYGNHTVVKTRADLNQIALAWSFTIHQSQGSEYPVVILPIYTQPYMMLSRKQLYTALTCAKQLAIVVGSKKAISKALRSSDGQLRYTRLQHRLESAFLHPTIAI, from the coding sequence ATGCCAGCGCCTTTAAAAGTTAACCTGTCACCAAAGGAAGATCAAGCCCTACTAGCACTCACTCAAGCAAAAGGTATACCACCAAGAACTCAAAGTCGTGCCACTGTACTACGCTTATCAGCTGCTGGATGGACAGTGCTAAAGATCGCACAATACTTAAAATGGCATCCACAGACTGTACGCGACACAATTCATCGCTGGTACTGGGGCAAACTCGATAGTTTGTGGGATTGTTCGCGTCCGGGTCGCCGTCGCCGATGGCATAACCCAAATATGAAGTCTCTGCTTCAATTCAAAATATCTTTATTTAGCTCTCAACTTATTTTTATTTTATTTTCTTACATCTCTTACATCTATTTAATGCTATTTCTCCACAGTCATGGCGTTTCTACTACTTATGCAGTCAAAATTTACAGGCATTACTTGGATGAAGCACTCGCTACTCTCACCAGCAATCCCTACCAGTTAGCTGCTGACATCTACGGTATTGGTTTTCTCAGAACTGATAAAATTGCCTTTAATTTAGGAGTTGCGCCTGATAGTCAGTTCCGTTACCGTGCTGGTTTAATTCATGTTTTGAACGAAGCTGCTGCCGATGGGCATTGCTATTTACCCCAGCCAAAACTCATTGAGAATGTTATCAAACTGCTGACTACAGCAGATCGCACACCCGAAGAAGATGCCCTCGCTGATATTATCAAAGACATGGCACTTAAGGATGACTTAATCCGCGAGAAAAGCTCAGACCAAACGCTGCTATGTTATCTACCAACGTACTTTCACACCGAACAGAACCTTGCTCAATTAATACAATCTAGATTTTGCCAACCAGTTGCACAAGATATGCCTCCTGTTCGCGCCTGGATTGAGCGCTTCACCAAGAGTCGTAAAATCAAACTTTCACCACAGCAACGGCTAGCGGTAGAAATGGCTGCATATTCAAGGGTAATGATTCTTACTGGTGGCCCCGGTTGCGGTAAAACTTTCACCACCGAGATCATAGTCTCTCTGTGGAAAGCAATGGGCAAATCTATTGCCTTAGCTGCGCCAACTGGACGCGCTGCTCAACGCCTGAGTCAAATCACACAACTCGAACCCAAGACGATACACTGCTTGTTGGAATTTGACCCAAAGACAATGGGCTTCTTACGCGATAATCAAAACCCTTTACCCCATACTGCAATTGTCGCGTTAGAAGCTAGTATGCTTGATTTGTTTCTGGCATCTTCTTTGGTAAAGGCGATACAATACGGTTCCCAACTACTGCTAGTGGGTGACATTGACCAGTTACCCTCTGTCGGTCCCGGTCAATTCCTTGCTGACTTGATTAATTCTGGTCACGTTCCGGTGGTGCGGTTGACCAAGGTATTTAGGCAAGCCCAACAGAGCGCAATTATCACCGCTGCTCACCAAATTAACCGAAGCCAGTTTCCCACAATTGAACCGATTTCCGATAATCCCGTGTCTGAGTGTCTGTGGCACGGCGGCGGTCATCACCCCAAACATGGTGTTAAAGCAATATCCGAAATCATTACAGACTTGATTCCCCGCCTGGGTTACAATCGAGCTACTGATGTGCAAGTGCTTTGCCCCATGTCGCGCGGTTTGCTTGGGACTCGTAACCTCAATACCGTATTGCAGCAGTTGATTAATCCGCCCAGTCCCGACAAAGTAGAGATTAACACGGGCGGGAATTTATTACGAGAAGGCGATCGGATCATTCAACTGACTAATGATTATAATCACGAAATTTTTAATGGCGACTTCGGAATTATCAAGGCCATTGATCTTCAAGAGATAGAAGTTACTGTACAGTATGGTAATCATACTGTCGTTAAGACCAGAGCAGACTTAAATCAAATTGCCCTCGCCTGGAGCTTCACCATTCATCAAAGCCAGGGTTCAGAATATCCGGTAGTAATTCTGCCAATTTATACGCAGCCTTATATGATGTTGTCTCGTAAACAGTTGTACACAGCATTAACTTGTGCCAAGCAGTTAGCGATTGTCGTTGGTTCCAAGAAAGCGATATCCAAGGCTTTGCGTTCTAGTGACGGACAACTGCGATATACGCGATTACAGCACCGGTTGGAAAGCGCTTTTTTGCACCCGACGATTGCAATTTAG